Proteins encoded in a region of the Bernardetia sp. genome:
- a CDS encoding SpoIIE family protein phosphatase: MKQTFFYLIFFTFLGISILSSTLSFAQQSSTQEQNTQNVPYQEAGWLFVKNFSPKEYSASPQNWAITQDKNGIVYIGNTTHLLSFDGKRWERTKIGGTGVVRSLSYSSFSDRVYIGGVGDVGYAYLDSLGNTKYISLFSKMPEKYRNFKDVWKTLVLGEEVFFLTKDFIFIYKNEEFRIIQPRANTFLSAFVIHDKLYVQEAKLGIFEYTNNYLNNLEHTNLLYNHLIVGMVEYADNVTLIATKEGLFYTHHTTTNKISRFEVEKNDFFQKNAIHSLAALSNGQFAIGTATEGIVLIDKNGKWKNHISDLKGLQDNAVWNLYAEKNGNLWVALSQGVAHVQTSWAYTYFGEESRLGKVNKITRFDGVLYAATGQGLFYYDAKLQIWEGVKEVLGQVWDLKIYDYDPKNPKLLIAGQAGIFAYNPLRKKIEKISELEAKHLLVDKTGIVYISTSEGLKKMNTAFKIEGTSLEEPLKRTVLLNQNQIWAETEYKGIVKIDKSTEDYQATFYDSLNGLPKAEIRQLVVNNEQLFVATSRGIFYLDTLKDEFISAVIANNTQKNPNFQAKNAIHSDVSLIESFAHYPKNQNGSVANAYWMVKDNQLLCYQDNEAIESAFLNLSNTDFNDIYEDNKYTLIENDFIKPIFTWVATSEGVYRYDYTQNSALPKDSLSIFVRYTKIRDSLVSNYGKHKLSTDFNNYSVQLVSTAFGQNEELQYRYRLLPSSLNWSPWTAKDEIEFNILPSGEYTLEIQAKNKTGELSNIVTRIFEVSTAWYQRWWAYIIYVGLVFLLAVGFTYLHERNLKKKNKELNSIIAERTQEISQKTEELEAQQKELLSQSQEVFNQKEELASQAEYLKKANKEVMRQKKSLQNANKRLEELSDITHEITSILDTKELTSAVFQRVIGLMPAEGFGVGLLNEQRNTIDFDDFFEKGKILEPHSDSLEDKNHPSVECLMEEKTITINNVAKVWKEKFEEHNITIEKGDLPYAVIYVPLIAEGQKFGVMTVQTFYELDYSEQDILLLQSIASATAIALSNIKAYQLIERRNQEITDSIRYAQTIQESILPTEKEIKRSVGEHYIIYKPKDIVSGDFYWTGYSEGFQYAAVVDCTGHGVPGAFMSMVGSSLLREILYEKEITSPADMLEHLDNEIRRSLRQTGKKGSNTDGMDIILIRYTYLENGNIELDFCGAKRPLIYKEADKEIVQLRGTSRSIGGIQRKKKPFEEHHLTLLPRTTLFLTSDGLIDQPNKDRKKYGTKRFLDKVSEWTHLPISMQESLLLEDLENFREEEEQRDDITIMAINL; the protein is encoded by the coding sequence ATGAAACAGACATTTTTTTATCTGATATTTTTTACTTTTCTCGGTATCAGTATTTTATCTTCCACACTTTCTTTTGCTCAGCAAAGCAGTACACAAGAACAAAATACGCAAAATGTGCCTTACCAAGAGGCAGGGTGGCTTTTTGTGAAAAACTTTTCTCCAAAAGAATATAGTGCTTCCCCTCAAAACTGGGCAATTACACAAGACAAAAATGGCATTGTTTATATTGGAAATACAACGCATTTACTATCGTTCGATGGTAAAAGATGGGAGCGTACCAAAATTGGAGGAACAGGTGTAGTGCGTTCGCTTTCTTATTCTAGCTTTTCTGATAGAGTGTATATTGGTGGAGTAGGAGATGTTGGATATGCGTATTTAGACTCTTTAGGCAATACAAAGTATATTTCTTTGTTTAGTAAAATGCCAGAAAAATATAGAAATTTTAAAGATGTTTGGAAAACGTTAGTGTTGGGAGAAGAAGTTTTTTTCCTCACTAAAGATTTTATTTTTATTTACAAAAATGAAGAATTTAGGATTATTCAACCAAGAGCAAATACTTTTTTATCAGCTTTTGTTATCCACGACAAACTCTATGTACAGGAAGCTAAACTAGGTATTTTTGAATATACCAATAACTATCTCAATAATTTAGAGCATACCAACTTACTTTATAACCATTTAATAGTGGGAATGGTAGAATATGCTGACAATGTTACTCTAATTGCTACTAAGGAAGGTTTATTCTATACTCACCACACTACCACTAACAAAATAAGTAGGTTTGAAGTCGAAAAAAATGATTTCTTTCAAAAAAATGCTATCCATAGTTTGGCAGCTTTGTCAAACGGACAGTTTGCTATTGGAACGGCTACTGAGGGTATCGTGCTTATAGATAAAAATGGCAAATGGAAAAATCATATTTCAGACCTAAAAGGCTTGCAAGACAATGCAGTTTGGAATCTGTATGCTGAAAAAAATGGAAACTTATGGGTAGCTCTTAGCCAAGGAGTAGCACATGTTCAAACTTCATGGGCTTATACGTATTTTGGGGAAGAGAGTAGATTGGGAAAAGTAAATAAAATAACTCGTTTTGATGGAGTTTTGTATGCTGCTACTGGGCAAGGTTTGTTTTACTATGATGCTAAATTGCAAATATGGGAAGGTGTAAAAGAAGTCTTGGGACAAGTTTGGGATTTGAAAATATATGACTACGACCCAAAAAATCCTAAATTACTTATTGCAGGGCAAGCTGGAATTTTTGCCTATAATCCTCTTAGAAAAAAGATAGAAAAGATAAGTGAGTTGGAGGCAAAGCATCTTTTAGTGGACAAAACTGGCATAGTCTATATTTCTACTTCTGAAGGGCTGAAAAAAATGAATACTGCTTTCAAGATAGAAGGCACTTCTTTAGAAGAACCTTTAAAGCGAACTGTACTTTTAAACCAAAATCAGATTTGGGCTGAAACAGAATATAAAGGTATTGTCAAAATAGATAAATCAACAGAAGATTATCAAGCTACCTTTTATGATTCGTTGAACGGACTTCCAAAAGCAGAAATAAGACAGTTAGTCGTCAATAATGAGCAACTTTTTGTAGCAACTTCAAGAGGAATTTTTTATTTGGATACACTCAAAGATGAGTTTATTTCGGCTGTTATTGCAAACAATACACAGAAAAATCCTAACTTTCAAGCAAAAAATGCTATTCATTCTGATGTTTCGCTCATAGAAAGTTTTGCTCATTATCCTAAAAACCAAAATGGAAGTGTGGCAAATGCTTATTGGATGGTAAAAGATAATCAACTTTTATGTTATCAAGACAATGAAGCCATAGAAAGTGCTTTTTTAAATCTTTCCAATACTGATTTTAATGATATTTATGAGGACAATAAATATACTCTTATAGAGAATGATTTTATTAAACCAATATTTACTTGGGTAGCTACCTCTGAAGGGGTATATAGGTATGACTATACACAAAACTCTGCTTTACCAAAGGATTCCCTATCTATTTTTGTTCGTTATACTAAAATTAGAGATTCATTAGTTTCAAATTATGGAAAACATAAACTGTCTACTGATTTCAATAATTATTCTGTGCAGCTAGTTAGTACAGCTTTCGGGCAAAATGAAGAACTTCAATATAGATACCGTTTGTTACCTTCTTCGCTAAATTGGTCGCCTTGGACAGCAAAAGATGAAATAGAGTTCAATATCTTGCCATCTGGAGAATATACTTTAGAAATACAAGCAAAAAATAAAACGGGAGAGTTAAGTAATATTGTTACACGAATTTTTGAAGTTTCAACAGCTTGGTATCAGCGTTGGTGGGCATACATCATTTATGTGGGACTTGTGTTTTTGCTTGCTGTTGGATTTACCTATCTACACGAACGAAATCTAAAAAAGAAAAATAAAGAACTCAATTCAATTATTGCAGAACGTACCCAAGAAATTAGTCAAAAAACAGAAGAGTTAGAAGCACAACAAAAGGAGCTTTTAAGTCAGAGCCAAGAAGTATTCAATCAGAAAGAAGAGCTTGCTTCTCAAGCTGAATATCTGAAGAAGGCAAATAAAGAGGTGATGCGACAAAAAAAATCACTCCAAAATGCCAACAAAAGATTAGAAGAACTGAGTGATATTACACATGAGATAACGTCAATTCTTGATACTAAAGAGCTAACATCAGCTGTTTTTCAGCGAGTTATTGGACTGATGCCAGCAGAAGGCTTTGGAGTTGGACTGTTGAACGAACAAAGGAATACGATTGACTTCGATGATTTTTTTGAAAAAGGTAAAATACTAGAACCTCATTCAGATTCTTTGGAAGATAAGAACCATCCTTCAGTAGAATGTTTGATGGAAGAAAAAACGATTACTATAAATAATGTTGCTAAAGTATGGAAAGAAAAGTTTGAAGAACATAACATAACAATAGAAAAAGGAGACTTGCCCTATGCTGTAATCTATGTACCTCTAATTGCAGAGGGACAAAAGTTTGGCGTCATGACAGTTCAAACTTTCTATGAACTAGATTATTCAGAACAAGATATTTTGCTCTTACAATCTATTGCTTCAGCTACGGCGATTGCTCTTTCTAATATTAAGGCATACCAACTTATTGAGCGCAGAAACCAAGAAATTACAGATTCTATTCGCTATGCTCAAACCATTCAAGAATCTATCTTGCCAACAGAAAAAGAAATTAAACGTTCGGTAGGAGAACACTACATTATTTATAAACCTAAAGATATTGTAAGTGGTGATTTTTACTGGACTGGTTATAGTGAAGGGTTTCAATATGCTGCTGTTGTAGATTGTACAGGACACGGTGTTCCAGGGGCATTTATGTCTATGGTAGGAAGCTCCCTTTTACGAGAAATTTTGTATGAAAAGGAAATCACCTCACCTGCTGATATGTTAGAACATTTGGATAATGAAATACGTCGTTCACTACGTCAGACAGGCAAAAAAGGAAGTAATACAGACGGAATGGATATTATTTTGATTCGCTATACATATTTAGAAAATGGAAATATAGAACTTGATTTTTGTGGAGCAAAACGCCCTCTGATTTACAAAGAAGCAGATAAGGAAATCGTACAACTACGTGGTACATCTCGCTCTATTGGTGGTATTCAGCGTAAAAAGAAACCATTCGAAGAACATCATCTTACTTTGTTACCACGTACGACTCTTTTCCTTACTTCTGATGGACTTATAGACCAACCCAACAAAGACCGTAAAAAATATGGAACAAAACGCTTTTTAGATAAAGTTTCTGAATGGACACACCTTCCAATTTCTATGCAAGAGAGTTTACTTTTAGAAGACCTTGAAAACTTTAGAGAAGAAGAAGAGCAAAGAGATGATATTACAATAATGGCAATTAATCTATAA
- the hutU gene encoding urocanate hydratase, with the protein MTIQNATQKGKTPTGTTLNTKGWQQEAVLRMLYNNLDPDVAERPEDLVVYGGIGKAARNWESFDLIVKALKNMSDEQTLLVQSGKPVAILPTHKNAPRVLISNSMLVPRWANWDHFNELDKKGLMMYGQMTAGSWIYIGTQGIVQGTYETYAELARQHFGGSLKNTLNVTAGLGGMGGAQPLAITMNEGVCLAAEVEEWRIDKRLETRYLDEKYFDIDKAIDAALEYKKEGKNISIGVVCNIIDLLQRLIDRNITPDTLTDQTSAHDALNGYFPENMSVEEANTLRETNPEKYTELSLDTMAHHVKQMLELQKRGAITFDYGNNLRGQAKDQRKVENAFDFPGFVPAYIRPLFCEGKGPFRFVALSGDEQDIFECDKVLLELFPENESLHRWIKMAQERIAFQGLPARICWLSMGEREKAALAFNELVKNGTLKAPIVIGRDHLDSGSVASPNRETEAMLDGSDAVADWPILNALINTAGGATWVSLHHGGGVGMGYSIHAGMVILADGTEEAHQRLKRVLHNDPAMGVIRHADAGYQKAQEWAEEFNLNLKKNLS; encoded by the coding sequence ATGACCATACAAAACGCAACACAAAAAGGAAAAACACCCACTGGAACGACTCTCAATACAAAAGGCTGGCAGCAAGAAGCCGTCTTGAGAATGCTCTACAACAACCTTGACCCAGATGTAGCCGAACGTCCAGAAGACCTAGTAGTTTATGGAGGAATTGGAAAAGCTGCACGCAACTGGGAATCTTTTGACCTCATTGTAAAAGCTCTCAAAAATATGAGTGATGAGCAGACACTTTTAGTTCAGTCTGGAAAACCAGTAGCTATTCTTCCAACACACAAAAATGCTCCTCGTGTCTTGATTTCTAATTCTATGCTTGTTCCTCGCTGGGCAAACTGGGATCACTTCAACGAACTAGACAAAAAAGGCTTGATGATGTACGGGCAAATGACAGCAGGTTCTTGGATTTATATCGGCACACAAGGTATTGTACAAGGAACGTATGAAACCTATGCCGAACTGGCTCGCCAACACTTTGGAGGTTCTTTGAAAAATACGCTCAACGTAACAGCAGGACTTGGAGGAATGGGTGGCGCACAGCCTTTAGCTATCACAATGAATGAAGGGGTTTGTCTAGCTGCCGAAGTCGAAGAATGGAGAATCGATAAACGCTTAGAAACTCGTTATTTGGATGAAAAATATTTTGATATTGATAAAGCGATTGATGCAGCATTAGAATATAAAAAAGAAGGCAAAAACATTTCTATCGGAGTAGTTTGTAACATTATTGATTTGCTTCAAAGGCTCATTGATAGAAACATAACACCAGACACGCTGACCGACCAAACCTCTGCCCACGATGCTTTGAATGGTTATTTTCCAGAAAATATGAGTGTAGAGGAAGCCAACACGCTTAGAGAAACCAATCCAGAAAAATATACAGAACTCTCTTTGGACACCATGGCACACCACGTAAAACAAATGTTGGAACTTCAAAAACGTGGAGCAATTACTTTTGATTATGGAAATAATCTTAGAGGACAAGCCAAAGACCAGAGAAAAGTAGAAAACGCTTTTGATTTCCCTGGATTTGTTCCTGCTTATATTCGTCCGTTGTTTTGTGAAGGAAAAGGACCTTTTCGTTTTGTAGCTCTTTCTGGAGATGAGCAAGATATTTTCGAATGTGATAAGGTTTTGTTGGAGTTATTCCCTGAAAACGAATCGCTACACCGTTGGATAAAAATGGCACAAGAACGCATTGCTTTCCAAGGCTTGCCAGCTCGTATTTGTTGGCTTAGTATGGGAGAACGAGAAAAAGCTGCACTCGCTTTCAACGAACTTGTAAAGAATGGAACACTAAAAGCTCCTATCGTCATTGGAAGAGACCATTTGGATAGTGGTTCAGTGGCTTCTCCCAACCGAGAAACCGAAGCGATGCTAGACGGTTCGGATGCTGTGGCAGATTGGCCTATCTTGAATGCGCTTATCAATACGGCTGGTGGTGCTACGTGGGTTTCGCTTCACCACGGAGGAGGCGTAGGAATGGGTTATTCTATCCACGCAGGAATGGTAATTTTGGCAGATGGAACAGAAGAAGCACACCAAAGACTAAAACGTGTCTTGCACAACGACCCTGCTATGGGAGTAATTCGCCACGCTGATGCAGGATACCAAAAAGCGCAAGAGTGGGCAGAAGAATTTAATCTGAATTTAAAGAAGAATTTGAGTTAA
- a CDS encoding NAD-dependent epimerase/dehydratase family protein — MNYFITGATGFLGSYLVEELISENQDKDIKIVALKRKNSKISTKLQDYPTSILEWVDGDLLDVVFLDEIMKNIDRVIHGAAIVSFDPRDKNKMHVTNVEGTKNMINAALASDVKLFCQISSVAALGQPLASQQSQNIKIEANGKINEITFIDEKARWTPEYTGFSAYAFTKHLSELEVWRGQAEGLDVVIVNPSFILGYDENGRSSTALIEYIKSEKAYYGGGFSNFVDVRDVAEMTVSLLDKSELHNERYILNGGTVPYSELMPKIAKALNKKPPHKPVPNWVKKYGWRLAKAWSFVSGSSPIITKDSLEAADRTVTHSNQKIKVKLDVEFRMLDETVEWIGESYR, encoded by the coding sequence TGAAAATCAAGATAAGGATATTAAAATTGTTGCTCTCAAGCGAAAAAACAGCAAAATATCTACAAAACTTCAAGATTACCCAACTTCAATTTTAGAGTGGGTAGATGGCGACTTGTTGGATGTTGTTTTTTTGGATGAGATAATGAAAAACATAGATAGAGTGATTCACGGAGCTGCTATTGTTTCTTTTGACCCTAGAGATAAGAATAAAATGCACGTTACCAATGTAGAAGGAACAAAAAATATGATTAATGCAGCTTTGGCAAGTGATGTCAAACTTTTTTGTCAGATAAGTTCGGTAGCTGCACTAGGACAGCCTCTTGCCTCACAGCAAAGTCAGAATATAAAAATAGAGGCGAATGGGAAAATAAACGAAATTACTTTTATAGACGAAAAAGCACGCTGGACACCCGAATATACTGGTTTTAGTGCGTATGCTTTTACAAAACACCTTTCAGAGTTAGAGGTATGGCGAGGGCAAGCCGAAGGACTTGATGTAGTAATAGTTAATCCATCATTTATTTTGGGTTATGATGAAAATGGAAGAAGCAGTACAGCACTTATAGAGTACATAAAAAGTGAAAAAGCGTACTACGGAGGAGGTTTTAGCAACTTTGTAGATGTGCGTGATGTAGCTGAAATGACGGTTTCGCTCTTAGATAAATCAGAGCTTCATAACGAACGCTATATTTTGAACGGAGGAACAGTTCCTTACTCTGAACTTATGCCCAAAATTGCAAAAGCACTCAATAAAAAACCTCCTCATAAGCCAGTACCGAACTGGGTAAAGAAATACGGTTGGAGACTTGCCAAAGCGTGGAGTTTTGTGAGTGGAAGCTCGCCCATCATTACAAAAGATTCTTTAGAAGCTGCCGACAGAACTGTTACACATTCTAATCAGAAAATAAAAGTAAAATTAGATGTAGAATTTAGAATGTTGGATGAAACAGTGGAGTGGATTGGGGAGAGCTATAGATAA